The following coding sequences are from one Triticum dicoccoides isolate Atlit2015 ecotype Zavitan chromosome 4A, WEW_v2.0, whole genome shotgun sequence window:
- the LOC119286172 gene encoding cytochrome P450 94C1-like: MDAATSTGMEELSWCARCAGLAFLFFSVCVVALGAALFLARRWPWCSCHVCRSYLTGSWARDFTNLGDWYAHLLRCSPTGTVAVHVLGCTITANPANVEHMLHTRFDNFPKGKPFAAVLGDLLGGGIFNVDGDAWRHQRKMASLELGSVAVRSYAYGIVAEEVEARLLPLLADAADNGRVVDLQDVFRRFAFDTICKISFGLDPGCLELDMPMSKLAAAFDTASRLSAMRGAAASPLVWRVKRLLNVGSERELRKSIRLVDELAAAMIRQRRKLGVAGSHDLLSRFMASEAHGTAVDDKYLRDIVVSFLLAGRDTVSSALTTIFMLLSKNPAVAAAMRAEAAGGEKTRTASKTTYEHLKSLHYTHAVLHENMRLFPPVQFDSKFCAADDVLPDGTYVTAGARVMYHPYAMGRMPRIWGDDCEKFRPERWLTGPGGTFMPESLYRYPVFQAGLRVCLGKELAVMEMKAVSVAVVKQFDVEVVGQKGAVPRFAPGLTASISGGLPVRVRRV, from the coding sequence ATGGACGCCGCCACGAGCACGGGCATGGAGGAGCTGTCATGGTGCGCGCGGTGCGCTGGcctggctttccttttcttctccgtgTGCGTGGTGGCGCTCGGCGCGGCACTCTTCCTCGCCCGCCGGTGGCCGTGGTGCAGCTGCCACGTCTGCCGCTCCTACCTCACGGGGTCGTGGGCGCGGGACTTCACCAACCTCGGCGACTGGTACGCACATCTGCTCCGCTGCTCCCCGACCGGCACCGTGGCCGTCCACGTCCTCGGCTGTACCATCACCGCCAACCCGGCCAACGTCGAGCACATGCTCCACACGCGCTTCGACAACTTCCCCAAAGGGAAGCCCTTCGCCGCCGTCCTCGGCGACCTCCTCGGCGGCGGCATCTTCAACGTCGACGGCGACGCCTGGCGCCACCAGCGCAAGATGGccagcctcgagctcggcagcgtcgCGGTGCGCTCCTACGCGTACGGCATCGTTGCCGAGGAAGTGGAGGCGCGCCTCCTGCCACTGCTCGCCGACGCCGCCGACAATGGCAGGGTGGTCGACCTCCAGGACGTGTTCCGGCGCTTCGCTTTCGACACCATCTGCAAGATCTCCTTCGGACTAGACCCGGGCTGCCTCGAGCTCGACATGCCCATGTCCAAGCTCGCCGCCGCGTTCGACACCGCCTCGCGGCTATCCGCCATGCGCGGCGCGGCGGCGTCGCCCCTGGTGTGGAGGGTAAAGCGGCTGCTGAACGTCGGCTCCGAGAGGGAGCTCAGGAAGTCCATCCGCCTCGtcgacgagctcgcggcggccatgaTAAGGCAGCGCCGGAAGCTGGGCGTCGCCGGGAGCCACGACCTCCTGTCCCGGTTCATGGCCTCGGAGGCGCACGGCACCGCCGTCGACGACAAGTACCTCCGCGACATCGTGGTCAGCTTCCTCCTCGCCGGACGCGACACGGTGTCCTCCGCGctcaccaccatcttcatgctGCTCTCCAAGAACCCCGCGGTGGCGGCCGCCATGCGCGCGGAGGCCGCCGGCGGCGAGAAGACAAGGACAGCGTCGAAGACCACGTACGAGCACCTCAAGTCCCTCCACTACACACACGCGGTGCTGCACGAGAACATGCGGCTGTTCCCGCCGGTGCAGTTCGACTCCAAGTTCTGCGCCGCCGACGACGTGCTCCCGGACGGCACGTACGTGACTGCCGGCGCGCGCGTGATGTACCACCCCTACGCCATGGGGCGCATGCCCCGCATTTGGGGCGACGACTGCGAGAAGTTCCGGCCGGAGCGGTGGCTGACGGGTCCTGGCGGGACGTTCATGCCGGAGAGCCTGTACAGGTACCCGGTGTTCCAGGCTGGGCTCCGCGTGTGCCTCGGCAAGGAGCTCGCCGTGATGGAGATGAAGGCGGTGAGCGTTGCCGTGGTGAAACAGTTCGACGTGGAGGTGGTTGGGCAAAAGGGCGCCGTGCCCAGGTTCGCGCCTGGTCTGACGGCGTCCATCAGCGGCGGGCTCCCGGTGAGGGTCAGGCGCGTCTAG